A stretch of the Sphingobacterium thalpophilum genome encodes the following:
- a CDS encoding RagB/SusD family nutrient uptake outer membrane protein — MKAIKRYMALGALSVVLASSSVSCKKFLDIVPDNVATIEYAFRLRVEAEKYLFTLYNYLPSEGSLWNNPAFLGGDEIWIPYQTSISPLAFEIARGNQQISKPYVNYWYGDQDANRGLYQGIRHCNIFIDNMSNPALVPDITASERARWIAEARFLKAYFHFYLLRMYGPVPIMDDDIDVSEPKEVMDVPRNTVDECVEYIVGLLDQAAADLPPQIVDRQRELGRITIPIAKAVKAQVLLLAASPLFNGNADFSSLKNKDGKALFNPTADTKKWELAATAAREAIEVAEANMHALFTFRQAGNLAISDTTLLELKLRQAVCEKFNEEHIWADPNSRSWTIQQNAMPPLTADENHNYNRKILSPPLKIAKMFYTKNGVPITEDKTLSFTDDTELRTATGQERFYIEPGFTTARLHFDREPRFYSSLAFDGARWFKYDTPGYSDENSKVVRSKRPDYAGSTHAFHFNETGYFIKKLVDWNQVTTTTGVTYKDYPWPKIRLADLYLMYAEALNEAYGPANETAFQYIDRVRARAGLKGVKESWTTYAKNPGKFTTKEGFRDIIHRERLIELAFEGQRFWDLRRWKTAAVHLNEPITGWNMQGETTAAYYVIRTVFNQRFIAPRDYFWPISENTVIQNLNLVQNYGW, encoded by the coding sequence ATGAAAGCAATCAAAAGATATATGGCTCTGGGAGCCCTGAGTGTAGTACTGGCGTCGTCGTCGGTATCCTGCAAGAAATTTCTGGATATCGTGCCCGATAACGTGGCTACGATCGAATACGCCTTCCGGCTACGAGTGGAAGCGGAAAAATATCTGTTTACGTTATACAACTATCTGCCCAGTGAGGGATCGTTGTGGAATAATCCAGCTTTTCTGGGTGGTGATGAAATCTGGATACCTTACCAGACCAGCATCTCGCCGCTTGCTTTTGAGATCGCCCGCGGCAATCAGCAGATCTCCAAACCTTACGTCAATTACTGGTACGGTGACCAGGACGCGAATCGCGGCCTCTATCAGGGAATCCGGCACTGCAATATTTTTATTGACAATATGTCCAACCCGGCGCTGGTGCCTGATATCACCGCCAGCGAACGCGCACGATGGATTGCGGAGGCCCGGTTTTTAAAAGCTTATTTTCATTTCTATCTGTTGCGCATGTATGGGCCGGTTCCGATCATGGATGACGATATTGACGTGAGTGAACCCAAAGAAGTGATGGATGTGCCCCGTAATACAGTGGATGAATGTGTGGAATATATTGTCGGACTGCTGGATCAGGCTGCTGCGGACCTGCCGCCGCAGATCGTTGACCGGCAGCGGGAACTGGGAAGGATCACCATCCCTATTGCCAAGGCGGTCAAAGCTCAGGTGCTCCTACTGGCTGCAAGTCCGCTGTTTAACGGCAATGCCGATTTTTCAAGCCTGAAAAATAAGGATGGCAAAGCGCTTTTCAATCCGACTGCCGACACCAAAAAATGGGAACTGGCAGCCACGGCAGCACGTGAGGCCATCGAGGTGGCCGAAGCGAATATGCACGCACTTTTTACGTTCAGACAGGCTGGGAATCTGGCGATTTCAGACACAACCTTGCTGGAGCTGAAGCTGCGTCAGGCAGTTTGTGAAAAATTTAATGAGGAGCATATCTGGGCAGATCCCAATAGCCGCTCGTGGACGATACAGCAGAATGCCATGCCGCCCCTGACCGCTGATGAAAACCACAATTACAACCGGAAGATCCTGTCTCCACCGCTGAAGATTGCGAAGATGTTTTACACCAAAAACGGTGTGCCGATCACGGAAGACAAAACCCTGAGCTTTACAGACGATACTGAACTGCGTACGGCAACAGGTCAGGAACGCTTTTACATCGAGCCGGGATTTACGACCGCGCGGCTCCATTTTGACCGTGAACCCCGTTTCTATTCTTCATTGGCGTTTGACGGCGCGCGCTGGTTTAAATACGACACGCCGGGATATAGTGATGAAAATTCAAAAGTCGTCCGCAGCAAACGTCCTGACTATGCGGGTAGTACACATGCGTTCCATTTTAATGAAACGGGCTATTTTATCAAAAAACTGGTGGACTGGAATCAGGTGACTACGACCACAGGAGTGACCTACAAAGATTATCCCTGGCCTAAGATCCGGCTGGCAGACTTGTACCTGATGTATGCTGAGGCCCTGAATGAGGCGTATGGACCGGCCAATGAAACGGCATTCCAATACATTGACCGGGTACGGGCGCGGGCTGGATTAAAAGGGGTGAAAGAGTCCTGGACGACTTACGCAAAAAATCCGGGAAAATTTACGACCAAGGAGGGGTTTCGGGATATCATCCACCGCGAGAGACTCATTGAGCTTGCTTTCGAAGGGCAGCGGTTTTGGGACTTGCGCCGCTGGAAAACTGCGGCTGTCCATCTGAACGAACCGATTACAGGATGGAATATGCAGGGTGAAACCACCGCAGCGTACTATGTGATTCGTACGGTATTCAATCAGCGATTTATTGCACCGCGGGATTATTTCTGGCCGATCAGTGAGAATACGGTGATCCAGAATCTGAATCTCGTCCAAAACTATGGCTGGTAA
- a CDS encoding DUF4998 domain-containing protein: MKKWTYSFMYVALLVMVLAAACKKMDDYKKYIADRPVITYTGKVDSVKVYPGENRVMIKGLLVSDPKIVEVRIYWNSRQDSLVVPVKRSAGVDTLKAYINNLGDGVYNFEIVTFDQQKNKSVRVYAIGRSYGENYQLSLLNRPALEANTGSNGLTSISFSSLDANSGAQSTEIKYTKITGGEAVVSLPLSQASLQLPSDYKIGTALAYRTKYLPDTLAIDTFYTEYSRINVRRYVTDLYLANTAFPFATSACSGSRWCTPAGWTLNAAARNFTVNGISYGGVDANQGYRLSMEAGWSTTLLSITNGKMYQSPVLPAGEYELEVTVNSVGSTGSFYLAAAVGNSLPDIGNLAQEAIGYVSFTGKSGVSSIKFRLDKEQQVSMGFVCTLVGSASNGQYWKAEGIRLKYLETD, translated from the coding sequence ATGAAAAAATGGACATATAGTTTTATGTATGTGGCGCTGTTGGTAATGGTGCTTGCTGCGGCCTGTAAAAAAATGGATGACTATAAGAAATATATAGCCGATCGTCCTGTCATCACGTACACCGGAAAAGTAGATTCCGTGAAAGTGTATCCGGGAGAAAACAGGGTCATGATCAAGGGGCTGCTGGTGTCTGACCCCAAGATTGTGGAAGTCCGCATCTACTGGAACAGCAGGCAAGACTCGCTGGTTGTGCCGGTCAAGCGGAGCGCTGGTGTGGATACCTTAAAGGCTTATATCAATAATCTGGGGGATGGAGTCTACAATTTTGAAATTGTCACCTTCGATCAGCAGAAGAATAAATCGGTGCGTGTGTATGCTATTGGGCGTTCGTATGGTGAAAATTATCAACTTTCTTTGCTGAACAGACCGGCGCTGGAAGCCAATACCGGCAGCAACGGACTCACCAGTATTTCGTTTTCGAGTCTGGATGCCAATAGCGGTGCCCAGTCCACCGAAATCAAATATACCAAGATCACTGGTGGCGAAGCCGTGGTCAGCCTTCCGCTATCGCAGGCTTCTCTGCAGCTGCCCAGTGATTATAAGATTGGAACTGCGTTGGCCTACCGGACAAAATACTTGCCTGATACCTTGGCTATTGACACATTTTATACCGAATACAGCCGGATCAATGTCAGGAGGTATGTAACGGATTTGTACTTGGCAAATACGGCTTTTCCTTTCGCTACATCTGCATGTAGCGGTTCCCGCTGGTGTACGCCGGCAGGCTGGACATTGAATGCCGCGGCCCGAAATTTTACCGTGAACGGTATCAGTTACGGTGGTGTTGATGCTAACCAAGGCTATCGCCTGAGTATGGAGGCCGGCTGGAGCACTACGCTGCTTTCGATCACCAACGGAAAGATGTACCAGAGCCCTGTGCTACCGGCGGGCGAGTACGAACTGGAGGTGACGGTAAATTCTGTAGGCTCCACAGGCAGCTTTTATCTTGCAGCAGCAGTTGGCAACTCCCTGCCCGATATCGGGAATCTGGCGCAGGAGGCCATCGGCTATGTCTCTTTTACCGGTAAATCGGGGGTATCTTCGATCAAGTTTAGGCTGGACAAGGAACAGCAGGTTTCGATGGGATTTGTGTGCACACTGGTCGGAAGTGCCAGCAACGGACAATACTGGAAAGCGGAAGGAATCCGCCTGAAATACCTGGAAACAGATTAG
- a CDS encoding DUF5000 domain-containing lipoprotein, with protein MKKIMKKLSILTGMVTLVAACREENMLRPLESNSTAPGTVSHVTVENKNGGAVLTYTVPSDDDLSYIKAEYMLPNGKMRTVKASYYSNQLTVDGFSQPGDYTVKLYAVNRSEAVSAPVEVTIHPKESPIWDIYRSMKVNASFGGIQVTAENRERANIAILIMQKNEYGEWVADPNSIYTSTDKIKASKRGLDTTARDFAFVVRDRWLNYTDTLYQTISPLFETKIPQSGYRGFRLPGDAPNHTSTAHAGMWDGNIIDWPRIYMTQAAVSGVHTTTVDLGVKARLSRLVIWDYPEYYNGRTYYYKGNLKEFEIWGSDNPPEDGSWNNWHLLGSYVAVKPSGLPFGQQSDEDYQTANSGFSWEFDINAPKVRYIRIKSKKNWDGSSYMAIAEIQAYGDPR; from the coding sequence ATGAAAAAAATAATGAAAAAGCTGAGCATTCTGACAGGTATGGTAACGCTGGTTGCTGCCTGCCGGGAGGAGAATATGCTCAGGCCCCTGGAGTCCAACAGCACAGCTCCGGGCACGGTAAGTCATGTGACTGTGGAAAACAAGAATGGCGGTGCTGTACTGACCTATACGGTCCCCTCAGACGATGATCTCTCATATATCAAAGCTGAATACATGTTGCCCAATGGCAAAATGCGGACGGTCAAAGCCTCCTATTATTCCAACCAGCTGACTGTGGACGGATTTTCGCAGCCGGGCGATTATACAGTGAAGCTTTATGCCGTAAATCGTTCGGAGGCGGTATCTGCGCCGGTCGAGGTCACGATACATCCCAAAGAATCGCCAATCTGGGATATCTATCGGTCGATGAAGGTCAATGCATCTTTCGGTGGGATCCAGGTGACGGCGGAAAATAGAGAGCGTGCCAACATTGCGATCCTGATCATGCAGAAAAACGAATATGGTGAGTGGGTTGCAGATCCAAACAGCATCTATACCTCCACGGATAAGATCAAAGCTTCAAAACGGGGACTGGACACGACCGCGCGGGATTTTGCCTTTGTCGTCCGGGATAGATGGTTAAACTATACCGATACGCTATATCAAACAATCAGCCCGCTGTTTGAAACCAAGATTCCGCAATCGGGATACCGTGGTTTTCGGTTGCCGGGCGATGCGCCCAACCACACCTCCACTGCCCATGCGGGGATGTGGGACGGCAATATTATTGACTGGCCGAGAATCTATATGACGCAGGCTGCGGTCTCGGGGGTGCACACGACCACGGTAGACCTGGGTGTAAAAGCCCGTTTGAGCCGGCTGGTAATCTGGGATTATCCGGAATACTATAATGGGCGTACTTACTATTATAAGGGTAACCTGAAGGAATTTGAAATCTGGGGCTCGGACAATCCGCCGGAAGACGGCTCCTGGAACAACTGGCACCTGCTAGGCTCGTATGTAGCGGTGAAACCTTCGGGGCTGCCGTTCGGCCAGCAGTCGGATGAAGACTATCAGACCGCCAACAGCGGCTTTAGCTGGGAGTTTGATATCAATGCACCCAAGGTCCGTTATATCCGGATAAAGAGTAAGAAAAACTGGGATGGCTCGTCTTATATGGCAATCGCCGAGATCCAGGCATATGGCGATCCGAGATAG
- a CDS encoding hybrid sensor histidine kinase/response regulator has protein sequence MQKITITAILFFMLSPFVAIRAQLQLQINKLLSNSSVKTIYQDSQGFMWFGTFDGLNRYDGREMKVYRNQLKNPGSIPHNYIYCIAEDRDKNLWVGTGQGVGIYNRNFNSFSRLRFFESANPKQEYHLNADTRAIQVDRQNNVYIGTNGWGLLFKEQGRSAAVRIYCPEPGTASRLEYYHVSALHVDATDRVWVFVNERGLFQFDRKSRQLNLVSTAVREATSMTSNDRDALFIGTSAGVFVWDIGRASMKAHFQKQLSSPTVSQLSLENNQKLWVATQNDGISSLTLPAGYVRQLNSGERSVYPLSSNAIFTIFIDAQNKKWIGTARGGIHIIDDSQHTFNAPGRNLPPNFNLRGQFIRSFAESPGYLWIGTEGNGLYCWNKSQNSYQHFKKDNRSFLDNSVNSIAIDPAGDIWLGTERGIVRYNRRAGFRHYDCATAQGFVNQSVQVLLRDQQGDLWAATFSNGHLYRYSKQRDRFEVFNEGLNDLNCLLDDQKGSLWAGNYHEIIQINKQSKAIQRYAVDKPVRALYIDRRNRFWIGTEGRGLLLFDRKTGQVTAGYSTDNGLSNNSVLNILEDRSGNLWLSTFNGLSKFSPDSKRCIRYEASDGLQSNEFSYGAALRTADDALLFGGNNGFNLFQPDSIRVNVNIPRLAITSLKIDNRPLNDSIHEVIIGADHLIEKLVLPYRNATFSLDYTALEFTSPQKIRYRYFMEGLDKDWNDAGTSQSINYNNLPEGSYLLRVQSTDTEGNWSSKEIRLGVQVLPPWYRTWWAYLLYMLASAAVVYRYRVYQIHKAALDREIHLTRFNIQKERELNEKRYAFFTHISHEFRTPLTLIINPLKKIFSEQHLDQHEESLRPVYRNAKRLLSLVDQLLIFRKAEDGAAQFQRSHFDLQAFTREIYLYFSGQARLQQINYQLESDGSPLLVDADKEKIEIILCNLISNAFKFTPDYGTVCLRLQQQENNVVIELQDSGPGIPPGIGDRIFDKYFSSSSPGQRVLTGFGIGMFLVRTFVEMHQGSITYESSAQQGTIFHIRMPILLHSTDTLKSNSELESPGLLQALFSNPPTDQLTSPPISLSPISNHTTSLLLVDDDIQLRSYLHEMFQADYQVYLAANGAEALQIIRNKQPDLVISDIMMDQMDGLSLCKTVKSDPQVNHIPFILLTSSTSGHNQLTGIQSGADDYILKPFDADILRLKVNTLLQNRKNLQEFLFHTITHQSHDVKITAQDKVLIERCIHEIEAHLLEEFNVRTLADKIGMSHSALYKKIKAISGKSLNEFIRSVRLKKAAELLLHSDLKINEVAHRTGFDDIKYFREQFNKLFGLNPSTYVKKYRKVFQHDYRIDKD, from the coding sequence ATGCAAAAAATAACTATCACGGCGATCTTATTTTTTATGCTTTCCCCATTTGTTGCAATCAGGGCACAACTGCAGCTGCAGATCAACAAACTACTCTCCAACAGCTCCGTCAAAACAATTTATCAGGACAGTCAGGGATTCATGTGGTTTGGCACTTTCGATGGGTTGAACCGCTACGATGGACGAGAGATGAAAGTATACAGAAATCAGCTCAAAAATCCCGGGAGTATTCCGCATAATTACATCTACTGCATCGCCGAAGACCGCGACAAAAATCTATGGGTCGGAACCGGTCAGGGTGTCGGCATCTATAACCGCAACTTCAATTCCTTCTCACGTCTGCGTTTTTTTGAAAGTGCCAATCCAAAGCAGGAATATCACCTCAATGCGGACACTAGAGCAATTCAGGTCGACCGCCAAAACAATGTATATATCGGAACTAACGGCTGGGGGCTGCTGTTCAAAGAACAGGGCCGCTCTGCAGCCGTCAGAATATACTGTCCTGAGCCCGGAACCGCGTCGCGGCTTGAGTATTACCACGTTTCGGCGCTACATGTGGACGCTACCGACAGGGTATGGGTTTTCGTCAATGAACGGGGACTTTTTCAGTTTGACCGGAAAAGCCGCCAGCTGAATCTGGTCAGCACAGCCGTGCGCGAGGCCACTAGTATGACCAGCAACGACCGTGACGCGCTATTCATTGGTACATCTGCAGGGGTATTCGTCTGGGACATCGGCCGGGCATCCATGAAGGCGCATTTTCAGAAACAGCTGAGTTCCCCGACGGTCAGTCAGCTCAGTCTGGAAAACAACCAGAAACTGTGGGTGGCCACGCAGAACGACGGCATTTCATCGCTAACCCTGCCTGCTGGATATGTACGACAATTAAATTCCGGAGAGCGTTCGGTATATCCGCTGAGCAGCAATGCCATTTTCACCATCTTTATCGACGCGCAAAACAAGAAGTGGATCGGCACAGCCCGTGGTGGCATTCATATCATTGATGACAGCCAGCATACCTTCAACGCCCCCGGACGCAATCTACCTCCAAACTTCAACCTGAGGGGGCAATTTATCCGCTCCTTTGCCGAATCCCCGGGATACCTATGGATAGGCACAGAAGGCAATGGTCTCTACTGCTGGAACAAGTCCCAGAATAGTTATCAGCATTTCAAAAAAGATAATCGGTCCTTCCTGGACAATAGCGTCAACAGTATAGCCATCGACCCTGCAGGCGATATCTGGCTAGGTACCGAACGTGGCATTGTACGCTACAATCGCCGGGCGGGATTCAGACATTATGACTGTGCCACAGCGCAGGGATTCGTCAACCAGAGTGTACAGGTACTGCTCCGGGATCAGCAGGGCGATCTATGGGCCGCTACATTTTCCAATGGTCACCTGTACCGATACAGCAAACAACGAGATAGATTTGAGGTCTTCAATGAAGGGCTCAACGACCTCAACTGCCTGCTTGACGACCAGAAAGGATCACTCTGGGCCGGCAACTACCACGAGATCATCCAGATCAACAAACAGAGCAAAGCCATACAGCGTTATGCTGTCGACAAGCCCGTACGTGCCTTATATATTGACCGCCGGAACCGGTTCTGGATAGGCACCGAAGGGCGCGGACTGCTGCTGTTTGACCGGAAAACGGGTCAGGTGACCGCCGGCTATTCTACGGACAATGGACTGAGCAACAATTCCGTGCTCAATATTCTCGAGGACCGGTCCGGAAACTTGTGGCTCAGTACCTTTAACGGATTGTCCAAATTCAGTCCCGACAGCAAAAGATGCATTCGCTACGAAGCCTCCGATGGTCTGCAGAGCAACGAATTTTCTTATGGTGCTGCACTCCGGACAGCAGACGATGCGCTCTTATTTGGCGGCAACAACGGATTTAACCTGTTTCAGCCTGATAGTATCCGCGTTAATGTCAACATTCCCAGGCTAGCCATTACCAGCCTAAAAATAGACAATCGTCCTCTAAACGACAGCATACACGAGGTCATCATCGGTGCCGACCACCTGATTGAAAAGCTCGTTCTTCCTTACCGCAATGCGACATTCTCGCTGGATTATACTGCACTGGAATTTACCTCTCCACAAAAAATACGTTACCGTTATTTCATGGAAGGCCTGGATAAAGACTGGAACGATGCTGGTACTTCCCAGTCCATTAACTACAATAATCTGCCCGAGGGCAGCTATCTCCTGCGGGTGCAGTCTACCGACACTGAAGGCAACTGGAGCAGCAAAGAAATTCGTCTTGGAGTACAGGTACTGCCACCTTGGTACCGCACATGGTGGGCCTACCTGCTCTATATGCTTGCCTCCGCAGCAGTAGTTTACCGGTATCGGGTTTACCAGATTCACAAGGCCGCCCTCGACCGCGAAATTCACCTGACCAGATTCAACATACAGAAAGAGCGCGAACTCAATGAAAAGAGATATGCATTTTTCACTCATATCTCCCATGAATTCCGCACACCACTGACGCTGATCATCAATCCGCTAAAAAAAATATTCAGCGAACAGCATCTGGATCAGCATGAGGAGAGCCTAAGACCCGTCTACAGAAACGCAAAGCGCTTGCTGAGCCTCGTCGACCAGCTTCTCATCTTCCGCAAGGCCGAAGACGGTGCCGCGCAGTTTCAGCGGAGCCATTTCGACCTTCAGGCCTTTACGCGCGAAATCTACCTTTACTTTTCGGGACAGGCCCGACTCCAGCAGATCAACTACCAGCTGGAAAGTGACGGCAGCCCCCTTCTTGTTGATGCCGACAAAGAGAAAATAGAAATTATCTTATGCAACCTGATTTCCAATGCATTTAAATTTACACCTGACTATGGCACGGTATGTCTCCGGTTACAACAGCAGGAGAATAACGTCGTTATTGAGCTGCAGGATTCTGGTCCGGGGATCCCACCCGGCATTGGCGACCGCATTTTTGACAAGTATTTTTCAAGCTCGAGCCCCGGGCAGCGTGTTCTCACGGGGTTCGGCATCGGCATGTTTCTGGTCAGGACCTTCGTGGAAATGCATCAGGGCAGTATAACCTACGAGAGTTCGGCACAGCAGGGCACCATATTTCATATCCGCATGCCGATCCTTCTCCATTCCACCGATACCCTGAAAAGCAATTCTGAGCTCGAAAGTCCGGGACTCCTACAGGCATTATTCAGTAACCCGCCCACAGATCAGTTGACTTCGCCGCCCATTTCATTGAGTCCGATCAGCAATCATACAACGAGCCTGCTTCTCGTGGACGACGACATTCAGCTGCGCAGTTACCTTCATGAAATGTTTCAGGCAGACTACCAGGTTTACCTTGCCGCAAACGGAGCCGAAGCCCTGCAGATCATACGCAACAAACAGCCGGATCTGGTGATCAGCGACATCATGATGGATCAAATGGATGGGCTGAGCCTGTGCAAGACCGTGAAATCAGATCCGCAGGTCAATCATATTCCTTTTATTTTATTGACATCGAGTACCTCGGGACATAATCAGCTTACCGGCATTCAGTCTGGGGCCGACGATTATATCCTGAAACCCTTTGATGCTGATATTCTCCGCCTTAAGGTCAACACCTTGCTGCAGAACCGGAAAAATCTACAGGAATTTTTGTTTCATACGATCACTCATCAATCGCACGACGTCAAAATTACCGCACAGGACAAGGTGCTGATCGAACGTTGCATCCATGAAATCGAAGCTCATCTGCTGGAAGAATTTAATGTCCGGACACTGGCCGATAAAATTGGCATGAGCCATTCGGCACTCTATAAAAAGATCAAGGCCATTTCGGGTAAATCACTCAACGAATTTATCCGTTCAGTACGCCTCAAAAAAGCAGCTGAACTGCTGCTGCATTCCGACTTAAAAATCAACGAAGTCGCCCACCGGACAGGGTTTGACGACATCAAATATTTCCGCGAACAGTTCAACAAGCTGTTTGGTCTCAACCCGTCTACCTATGTCAAAAAATACCGAAAAGTCTTTCAGCACGACTACCGGATCGATAAGGACTAA